One Betaproteobacteria bacterium genomic window carries:
- a CDS encoding glycoside hydrolase, translating to MSDQKKLDLVILWHMHQPDFRDHASGEFAQPWVYLHAIKDYSDMAAHLEAHPGMRVVLNFTPVLLDQLDDYTDQFATGRFRDPLLRLLAQPDLQQLDQAGRDLVLKSCFRANQQKLIDPYPPYKRLLEFFRVAESHGDTGATYLSAQYLGDLLSWYHISWMGETVRRCDGSVPGLIAKAHGFSHDDRLQLLEVIGREVRDVIPRYRKLFEAGRIELTTTPEYHPIGPLLLSFEVAREAAPDAPLPQSPNYPGGRERARAQADAAMQSHARRFGRPPRGIWPAEGAVSRDFADLLAQGGCEWIASGEGVLVHSLQRSRGTLPERPEYLFRPYRIDNGRTAITCFFRDDRLSDLIGFEYAKWHGKDAAAHFVATLEDIAGKAGKGERPVVSVILDGENAWEYYPYNGYYFLDELYAALEKHPQIATATFAQLLDEKREPAPLPALVAGSWVYGNLATWIGSDDKNRAWDLLCAAKRSFDAIIASGRLNDREIEQATRQLADCEASDWCWWFGDYNPAESVMAFDELYRQKLAHLYGLLKLPAPGELDIPISHGREGSEATNAMRRAS from the coding sequence ATGAGCGACCAAAAAAAACTCGATCTGGTGATCTTGTGGCATATGCACCAGCCGGATTTCCGCGACCATGCCAGCGGAGAATTCGCGCAGCCCTGGGTGTACCTGCACGCCATCAAGGACTACAGCGACATGGCCGCGCATCTCGAAGCGCACCCGGGCATGCGCGTAGTGCTGAACTTCACGCCGGTGCTGCTCGACCAGCTCGATGATTACACCGACCAGTTCGCCACCGGAAGATTTCGCGACCCGTTGCTGCGCCTGCTCGCACAACCGGATCTGCAGCAACTCGACCAAGCCGGCCGTGACCTCGTTTTGAAGTCCTGCTTCAGAGCCAACCAGCAGAAGCTGATCGATCCTTACCCGCCATACAAGCGACTGCTCGAGTTCTTCCGAGTCGCGGAAAGCCATGGCGACACCGGCGCCACCTACCTGTCGGCGCAATACCTCGGCGATCTGCTGAGCTGGTACCACATCTCATGGATGGGCGAGACGGTACGCCGCTGCGACGGCAGCGTGCCTGGTCTGATCGCAAAAGCGCACGGTTTTTCGCACGACGACCGACTGCAGTTGCTCGAAGTCATCGGCCGGGAGGTACGCGATGTCATTCCGCGCTACCGCAAATTGTTCGAAGCGGGTCGCATCGAACTGACCACCACGCCGGAATACCATCCGATCGGTCCGTTGCTGCTTTCCTTCGAAGTCGCGCGGGAAGCAGCCCCGGACGCGCCGCTGCCCCAGAGTCCGAATTATCCGGGTGGACGCGAGCGCGCCCGCGCACAAGCGGACGCGGCGATGCAGAGTCATGCCCGGCGCTTCGGCCGGCCGCCACGCGGTATATGGCCGGCGGAGGGTGCGGTGTCGCGCGATTTCGCCGACTTGCTGGCGCAGGGCGGCTGCGAATGGATTGCCAGCGGCGAAGGCGTCCTGGTCCACAGCCTGCAAAGGAGTCGCGGCACGCTGCCCGAGCGGCCGGAATATCTTTTCCGGCCCTACCGCATCGACAACGGTCGAACCGCGATCACCTGTTTCTTCCGCGACGATCGCCTGTCCGACCTGATCGGTTTTGAATATGCGAAATGGCACGGCAAGGACGCGGCGGCGCATTTCGTCGCCACGCTCGAGGACATCGCCGGCAAGGCGGGGAAAGGCGAACGGCCGGTGGTCAGTGTGATTCTCGATGGCGAGAATGCCTGGGAGTATTACCCTTACAACGGCTATTACTTTCTCGACGAGCTCTACGCGGCGCTGGAAAAACATCCGCAAATAGCAACGGCGACGTTTGCGCAACTGCTCGATGAAAAACGCGAACCAGCTCCGCTGCCTGCACTGGTGGCTGGAAGCTGGGTATACGGCAATCTCGCCACCTGGATCGGCAGTGACGACAAGAACCGTGCATGGGATCTGTTGTGCGCGGCCAAGCGGAGCTTCGATGCAATCATCGCGAGCGGTCGATTGAACGACCGGGAAATAGAACAGGCCACGCGCCAGCTCGCCGATTGCGAGGCCTCCGACTGGTGCTGGTGGTTCGGTGATTACAATCCCGCGGAATCGGTGATGGCGTTCGACGAGCTTTACCGCCAGAAACTCGCCCATCTGTATGGGCTGCTGAAACTGCCCGCGCCTGGCGAACTCGACATTCCGATCAGCCACGGCAGAGAAGGCTCGGAAGCCACCAATGCGATGCGTCGTGCGTCCTGA
- a CDS encoding DUF1926 domain-containing protein, producing MNKKISLLFGVHAHQPAGNFEHVIDDAHARCYKPFLETVYRYPQFRLSVHFSGWLLDYLLRRYPDDMAKLREMVARGQVEMFGGGDTEPVLASIPERDRRSQLAALSSRLDVSLGQRPVGAWLTERVWESSVASALADSGIRYVTVDDYHFLCAGRQVGELTGHFSTEESGNRLDLFPISEALRYRIPFSTAPEAIQYLESLATEDGTAAAIYFDDIEKLGIWPETYQWVYEKQWLKQFIEGVLAAPSIEPALYRDFHSDQRTRGVVYLPTTSYIEMNEWTLNAERADRYAELVKREKDHHRYEQTKPFLRGGIWRNFMSRYAESNWMHKRMQQLSARVADLGAKATARMRELLHLAQANDAYWHGLFGGIYLPHLRRAVWNALVELEALLDKAAPRKSTALDLDLDGCDEFFLGNEVLQAVIRDDGLGAIHELDAYRLRHNFGDTLARRAEHYYRKIRDHRAGQGERHGEGIASAHDRVNFRHPVSPDDLNPDAVARVLFVDRQNGQPVRYHRPSVQGARAELSANGIGKTISIDGNRLSVEYKNAEANKPLETEVNLAMPSCDGFLGRYVVNGEVPGGFGQPYTWDNITALVLEDGVLGGKVMLTATQPLTIHAAPHQTVSQSEDGFEKIMQAVTLRIVHPHPSHGLSIVLAVE from the coding sequence ATGAACAAGAAAATTTCGCTGCTCTTCGGCGTGCACGCCCACCAGCCGGCCGGCAATTTCGAGCACGTGATCGACGACGCGCACGCGCGTTGCTACAAGCCTTTCCTGGAGACCGTCTACCGCTATCCGCAGTTCAGGCTGTCGGTGCATTTCAGCGGATGGTTGCTCGACTATCTGCTCAGACGATATCCGGACGATATGGCGAAACTGCGCGAGATGGTGGCGCGCGGCCAGGTAGAAATGTTCGGCGGCGGCGACACCGAGCCGGTGCTGGCATCGATTCCGGAACGCGACCGCCGTTCGCAGCTCGCGGCCTTGTCGAGCCGGCTCGACGTGTCACTTGGCCAGCGACCGGTCGGCGCCTGGCTGACCGAACGCGTCTGGGAATCGTCAGTGGCATCCGCGCTCGCCGATTCCGGCATTCGCTACGTCACGGTCGACGACTATCACTTTCTCTGCGCCGGAAGACAGGTCGGGGAACTGACGGGCCACTTCTCGACGGAAGAAAGCGGCAACCGTCTCGACCTGTTTCCGATCTCGGAAGCGCTGCGTTATCGCATTCCGTTTTCCACCGCGCCCGAAGCGATCCAGTACCTCGAATCGCTGGCCACCGAAGATGGCACCGCGGCGGCGATCTACTTCGACGACATCGAAAAACTGGGCATCTGGCCGGAGACCTACCAGTGGGTCTATGAAAAGCAGTGGCTGAAGCAGTTCATCGAAGGGGTGCTTGCCGCGCCGTCGATCGAGCCTGCGCTTTATCGCGACTTCCATAGCGACCAGCGCACCCGGGGGGTGGTGTACCTGCCAACCACCTCGTACATCGAGATGAACGAATGGACGCTGAACGCCGAGCGTGCGGACCGCTACGCGGAACTGGTCAAGCGGGAAAAGGATCATCATCGCTACGAGCAGACGAAACCCTTCCTGCGGGGCGGCATCTGGCGCAACTTCATGTCGCGTTACGCCGAATCGAACTGGATGCACAAGCGCATGCAGCAACTTTCCGCGCGCGTCGCCGATCTCGGCGCCAAGGCGACGGCGCGCATGCGCGAACTGTTGCATCTGGCGCAGGCCAACGACGCCTACTGGCACGGATTGTTCGGCGGCATCTACCTGCCGCATTTGCGCCGCGCGGTATGGAATGCGCTCGTCGAACTGGAAGCGCTGCTCGACAAGGCCGCGCCTCGCAAATCGACCGCCCTCGATCTCGATCTGGACGGCTGCGACGAGTTCTTCCTCGGTAACGAGGTGCTGCAGGCGGTCATTCGCGATGACGGCCTCGGCGCGATCCACGAACTGGATGCCTACCGGCTGCGCCACAATTTCGGCGACACGCTGGCGCGGCGGGCCGAGCATTACTATCGCAAGATCCGCGATCATCGCGCCGGGCAGGGCGAGCGTCACGGCGAAGGCATTGCCTCCGCGCATGATCGCGTCAATTTCCGCCATCCGGTCTCACCCGACGACCTCAATCCAGATGCCGTGGCGCGCGTTCTATTCGTCGATCGGCAGAACGGGCAGCCGGTGCGATACCATCGACCGTCCGTGCAAGGCGCTCGCGCCGAGCTGTCGGCGAATGGCATCGGCAAGACCATTTCGATCGACGGCAACCGGTTGAGCGTCGAATACAAGAACGCCGAGGCGAACAAGCCGCTAGAAACCGAGGTCAACCTGGCCATGCCGAGTTGCGATGGCTTCCTCGGGCGTTATGTCGTGAACGGCGAAGTGCCCGGCGGATTCGGACAGCCCTACACATGGGACAACATCACGGCGCTGGTGCTGGAAGACGGCGTGCTGGGCGGCAAGGTAATGCTGACGGCGACCCAGCCGCTCACCATTCATGCCGCGCCACACCAGACTGTTTCGCAGTCGGAAGACGGATTCGAGAAAATCATGCAGGCCGTGACGCTGCGCATCGTCCATCCCCATCCGTCCCATGGACTTAGCATCGTCCTGGCGGTCGAGTAG